The Monomorium pharaonis isolate MP-MQ-018 chromosome 5, ASM1337386v2, whole genome shotgun sequence genome segment aatatattataaaatgtgttaaatataatatactaatattttagacaaaaagagatagaaaaaaaaacagattttttgttatatatgtgTTGAAAGTGAGCCCTTTTATATCACTCTTTGTGGGTAAAATCAACGATTTTagcattttaacattattgctGTTCTTATCCTCTAATGGATGGCGCGAATCGGCGAAAAACATTCCAGCACGATTTTTTCTgcatgtttaattatttatcaacatTGGCGTGCATCATTTCGCGACATGTATATGGCAACTCTCATAAAATTAACCGACGCTTTATCATTTTCGTGAACTTAACCCTGGCTAACTTGTCAATTTGCAAAAACCCAAGACACTCAAGGGACCACACATCGACATATTGGtaacaaaaaatgcaatatgtaACACGGGCGTACTTGCTCGCCTATGGCTTGTACGTCCACTGCTCGCACTCGTGTACAAAAAGCTGACTTTGCGCCTTTGTTACatcatgtattattattacagttGTTGAGTGCCGCGGTATCGTATTTTGCTATTCTACATTCTACGcaaaattaacacaaattaattatttaatttttaaataatcataaaaaagtaACCGATTAATcgcaaattacatgtaatgaTCTATACAAACACTGATTGATAACTTTTAAGAATTGTAAGAGGTTTTAAttctatagaaaaataaaaaacagtaCGTTTATAGCAGTAAGTATGCataatattagttaaaaaataacgttatatttatcatcaataatattaatatcttacatTAACTGTAATAAGATTGTAGTAAACAGTAcagttagaaataatattgtagaaataatatttcttgataACTTGCTAACGAATTGACTGTTTTAATTAGTcgttgtattattaaatattaatattgattaatttcgATCAAAATCTTGATGtgtattttagatttttcaaaTGATAAGATATGAAAAGATAATGTATAATTGTTGCCATAGTGCTTGCAATTATTCAATTAGAGTAATGATATTCAACTTATCTTGCGCAAGAAATTATTACCATGACCGTAACGATTGTAGATTCCTCAGCGTATTTCTGTGAAGTGCGctttttacaatatacatagatatagatatacttacatgaagagaattttctcttaaaaattatccttAAAATTGTGGTAATAGTAAGACAACATgaacttcgaaaaattttactatacttttaacaaaacttactaaaattttattaaaagcatagtaaaattttttgaagttcAAGTTGTCTCACCATTAccacaattttaaagataatttttaagagaaaattctttccgtgtataaGTATACAGTTTAACACCAGTTCCGAATAACCTGTAATTAGAGGAATTTTCCTGGGTAAGATACTCTTGGCGATTTGCCATTGCCTTCTGAGAGatagcaattaaattaaaatcaggtGATTTCTGATCGCGGTTTGAGACTTTATAAGATacaaaaaaactaattataaaaaagaatgtaaaaactgcaaaaatataaagcaatagtttaataacataaaaaatatatttaataaaaaaactataacaaattattattaataattaatatgtaaaattgatcGTTAACCacttcttaaaaaaatcaaaatataactTCTGAGTTCGTGCACTATGTGGCATGAAACTAATGTGATACAATAAAACGCGGCACTAAAAATACGTCTGTGCGATTCTTTATCACaaaatacattctttttttttctgagaaCTAAGTAACCGTTCAATTATCTTATATCATTCAATAAAACTAATTCACAGATAAAATTGCTAATGTACAAGTGTTCCAATctcacaataatattttattatattttatgatgcATTAAAGTAgacaatttacataaaatataagctGGATGAATAggaatataagaaaaagaaatatacatcCAATcaatggaaagaaaaaaataaaaacactagTCTCTTGATTATTACGTGTGTATATTCGTGGAGAAATGATCTGTatcaattctttaaatattggCCTCAATCGTTTTCTGTTACTCGCAGTTGGTTTATGGCCTTATCAACAATCTAAACTCGTTCGACtccaattaatttcatttttttgtattttaacaaCATTCATCTTATGTCaggtatataaataattttagttctGTGATATAAgcttttaattacaaaataaaagtcaTATTCAtagtaatgtttttttagCAGTTAAtgactttataatataatataaaaagcaaTCAATAATCAccaaataaacaattttcgcATTGTATGAAAGAAATGGatttcaagaatttattttataaaattattttttgcagttAACAACATTACTGACTTCACAATGTACTCCTGATTTTATTATGAAGATTCTCTCCTCTgtactattttttatgatgtttgtgattaaatatagatattttaatgttaatattaaattcgtAAGTAAAACATATAGGATGAAGATAAAATCGAAAACCGCGAAAATTATatagatgttttttttatttgaaataaagaataaaccgaattaaatacattatacaataaacaaattaatttttattaatatataatgcaaaaaaatatttttatatatactttgaaagaataagaatttgaaagaataaatattatacaaatggCCAACAATTTGGCTGATTGCACAACTCAGAAAtctattcaaaataattgtcatGTGAATTGATcggaattaattaatcaaaacttttcaaaactttaaaaattaaacacgcTATCTAATTAATAACTGTATTATCAAAGAAGTAtagataaatttcttttgttaaaaTGGTTGCTTTAAACaagattttctaaatataaataatgagcTATGTTATCagccaaatttttaattcttataataattattacgtatttataaataaaattttttttaaattacatactgATAAAATTGAGAGGCTTTTCTGCATAATTCCGTTTTATTTATTCCATTCTGTTTAATCAttacacaataataaatatttagttttttcaatttctcgaTCTTGTAcgttgtattatatttatgtataaatattaaaaaaaaataaattttttaatataacataaatacaataatatttatcaaacataataaaaaaaacatgcaattttgttaaaacaaCAGGTACAGAATTTTCTAGAGCAACTGCAGCACATTTGTAACGAACTAActgataaaaatgaaattaacatCATAAAACAGTATGCTAGTAGTGCAAAGCGTTATACAACTACACTTACATGTGAGACAACTGTTTTCAATGTCTATTAAAagcaaattgtatattatagttaaaaagcTAACAAGTGattttgtaataaactttCCCAGGactaaattttcaaaagaattgatgcttaaacatttttcagtaTTGGCTGTGTTGATCATATCCGCTTTTATCTTATATCAAACTgggttatacatttttaacatcttattgcctatacataataaaagtcGACCATGTTCTTTGCTATTTGTAACAGAGTACTTTGTCGACCAAGAAAGATACTTCTATTTGATTACCTTGCATACATATGCGGCTTTTGGGATAGGAAGTGCTGTAATGTTAGCAACAGGAACAATACTCATAGTTTGCATGCAGTATGCATGTGGAATGTTTCAAATTGCTAGGTAAgaacacaaatataaaaacagatgtaaaaaattctaattacgaaagaaataaatgaaactatatatttatggcAGAATTGCTTACAGTTATCGCATTGCAAGAACAACTAACACTTTGGAAAAAAGCAATTTGAAAAACGAGAATTTGACTTATAAGGGATTAATTTATGCGGTAAATATGCATTGCAAAGCTATGAAGTtagtatttattaacaataattttctttagaaatgttttttcacTTAAAGTCTACAGTCACTTAAAGTCtactttcattttatataaaatatattatacatctcCAAAGATTTCCAATTGCTTATGCAAAGACAGAAAGGATTAAGATGAATCGCAATAATAATTGAGATATTAAGTAATCGagatatcaattaaaaattaatatcttggtTACTATTGTAAATATCGCAAAACAATAtgggacttttatgttcattccAATCTTTTGTATCTTCCCATTCTACTACTTCTATCTTCCCTTTTTGACTTTTTATGTACGATACTTTTAATGATCGGAAATGCATGTAGAATGTGAGTagagtaataattactttctTTTGAAGATTCTGTGACTTAATATTGTCGAGATTTCAAGTAATGTTCTTTCTTTTGATACTAATCGGCGTGATCTGCGGaagtctaaatttttttctggtaATATTGTCTCCTTTTTGTAATATACTTATGGATAATAATAAGACCAGttcttatcaaatttttatcaacagttttaatcgttattttatttattaatttaatttcacgaAGATTACTTACATTACTTCcattttagatttttcaaGTAATATCCTTTAAATATGATACTTCGGAACTTTTGTTACCTTTAATAGGCGTTATCGTTCATTTCTCTTATTCATCTATAGGCAACTACATAGCGCAGGAAGTTATAGatcataacaataatatatttgtcactgtgtaagaatatttatataacatataattacatgtgcattcgttatattttctaaattataattagtgaAGTCAATGAAAATACTAATTTTCATTGTATTTCAGTAGTATATATACTTGTAACTTATCAATCAGTGAAATGATCTTTTTCTACTGATAatacactaattctgaagtcaaaatcactaaaagacaataaatatttattaactattacAGTTATAAGTATGCCACTGTACATCAGTAAAAATACCACTGCCATTTATAGACAGTATAAatcaatgcaataaaaaaatatagttaatgtaagataatttaaaaaacgtaagaTGTACTTGCttgcagatttttttttatttgtcaattATCAATTCGTCATGATGTAGGTATAATATTCAATGGTATTTAGCTCCATTACAAGTGCAAAGAATGTTACTATTTCTCTTGCAAAGGGGAACCAAGGAGTTCACTATGAATATTGCTGGATTGTTTGTGGGCTCATTAGAAAGTGCTGCTACggtaagaaaaatatcattcaaaaaatgtattaatcgtaacatattttatatgaagaaAAGTAAACAATTCATATCTCATTACAGCTGATGTGTACTGCAGTATCATATTTCACCTTTCTTCTTTCCACTCGGaattcaaacaaaataaattaaccaATAATATAGTAGGAGTACCtgagacataataaaaatccTAAGCGTTAAACAagttttcaatatattaaaaataaataaatattattctctagtatataattttggcatttgcaaaaaataatattaattaatacagtagaaattattatgtactaattgcaatatatttcaatacacAGCAGCATCTCTGTAAAAAGATCCTATTATACCCAGGCTTCCGTTAAGGTAGAATAACATAATGAAAAAactaattagatataaattaagtagaataattttttaaaattttgaagtaTGTATTAAATCTGCAAGgcatttgttaaaagtatgaaGTAGCCAAACAAAAAGGAATAAAGCAAAGGAACTTTTACTCGTACAACACTTGTACAATTctactttatttttctaatcaattttatttttatctttttataccaAGAAACAagtgtttttacattttctgtgCAAAAATTCATCAACGAATAACTGTTTCTTCTCGCAGTTATTATAAACCATTGtttaaaaaggaaaacaacaactctaataaaaattcatagagTCAATTCATAGAGTTCATAAGAGTCAATTCTAATAAGAACTTTTTAAGCTCCTTTCTTACAGTCCATTTACATTTACAAGTGATTTTCAAGAAGTGATTAACAAAAGAGAACCTCGCAAATccaaaaattctgattttaatgaaactttgcataaat includes the following:
- the LOC105834272 gene encoding uncharacterized protein LOC105834272 isoform X2 yields the protein MICINSLNIGLNRFLLLAVGLWPYQQSKLVRLQLISFFCILTTFILCQLTTLLTSQCTPDFIMKILSSVLFFMMFVIKYRYFNVNIKFVQNFLEQLQHICNELTDKNEINIIKQYASSAKRYTTTLTLLAVLIISAFILYQTGLYIFNILLPIHNKSRPCSLLFVTEYFVDQERYFYLITLHTYAAFGIGSAVMLATGTILIVCMQYACGMFQIARIAYSYRIARTTNTLEKSNLKNENLTYKGLIYAVNMHCKAMKFCDLILSRFQVMFFLLILIGVICGSLNFFLIFQVISFKYDTSELLLPLIGVIVHFSYSSIGNYIAQEVIDHNNNIFVTVYNIQWYLAPLQVQRMLLFLLQRGTKEFTMNIAGLFVGSLESAATLMCTAVSYFTFLLSTRNSNKIN
- the LOC105834272 gene encoding uncharacterized protein LOC105834272 isoform X1, translating into MICINSLNIGLNRFLLLAVGLWPYQQSKLVRLQLISFFCILTTFILCQLTTLLTSQCTPDFIMKILSSVLFFMMFVIKYRYFNVNIKFVQNFLEQLQHICNELTDKNEINIIKQYASSAKRYTTTLTLLAVLIISAFILYQTGLYIFNILLPIHNKSRPCSLLFVTEYFVDQERYFYLITLHTYAAFGIGSAVMLATGTILIVCMQYACGMFQIASYRIARTTNTLEKSNLKNENLTYKGLIYAVNMHCKAMKFCDLILSRFQVMFFLLILIGVICGSLNFFLIFQVISFKYDTSELLLPLIGVIVHFSYSSIGNYIAQEVIDHNNNIFVTVYNIQWYLAPLQVQRMLLFLLQRGTKEFTMNIAGLFVGSLESAATVRKISFKKCINRNIFYMKKSKQFISHYS